One Panicum virgatum strain AP13 chromosome 9K, P.virgatum_v5, whole genome shotgun sequence genomic region harbors:
- the LOC120650882 gene encoding plant intracellular Ras-group-related LRR protein 8-like: MESSPPTITVQVKFAGRTIPVEVPAAATTAELKRLLQPLTNVLPRGQRLVCKGKVLQDAASLSSMQVVDGSKVMLIASQGLHQGDGPITKNSSSSATSVTRASKVKERQTQKPEAVVGKSRAERWKLTGVVALHDCDLKAVPEEVWDCGPSVRILDASNNCIKEIPHKIAALKSLNKVLLTANDIDDENISWEGLSCLQKLLNLSLSQNRLVSLPSTLGSLTSLRELRIANNRLDNLPIEIGSLKHLQILIANNNRIATLPSSIGDCESLTEVDLSSNLLTELPEAFGKLYNLKVLHLRNNGLTSLPSTLFKKCMQLITLDLHGTEITNDILRQVEGWEEFDERRRQKHQKQLDFRVGSSGVFDEGADDDNRRR, translated from the exons ATGGAGAGCTCGCCGCCCACCATCACCGTCCAGGTCAAGTTCGCCGGGCGGACCATCCCCGTCGAGGTACCGGCCGCCGCGACCACCGCGGAGCTGAAGCGCCTCCTCCAGCCGCTCACCAACGTCCTCCCCCGCGGCCAGAGGCTTGTCTGCAAAG GCAAAGTGCTCCAGGACGCCGCGAGCCTGAGCTCGATGCAGGTGGTAGACGGATCCAAGGTCATGCTCATCGCCTCGCAGGGTCTCCATCAGGGG GATGGCCCCATCACCAAGAATAGCAGCAGTTCTGCAACAAGTGTAACAAGAGCCTCGAAAGTTAAGGAACGTCAAACACAAAAACCAGAGGCAGTTGTTGGCAAAAGCCGAGCTGAGCGATGGAAATTGACGGGCGTTGTTGCACTGCATGACTGCGACTTGAAG GCAGTGCCAGAAGAAGTCTGGGACTGTGGCCCCTCAGTACGGATATTAGATGCCAGCAACAACTGTATAAAGGAAATTCCGCATAAAATTGCTGCTCTTAAATCTCTAAAT AAAGTGCTCCTAACTGCCAATGATATAGATGATGAGAACATCAGCTGGGAAGGTCTATCATGCCTTCAAAAATTGTTAAACCTGTCTTTAAGCCAGAACCG ACTGGTTAGCTTACCATCAACTTTGGGCTCACTGACTTCTCTGCGTGAACTTCGTATTGCAAACAACAGGCTTGATAACTTGCCTATCGAAATAGGATCGCTGAAGCATCTCCAGATTCTGATAGCAAATAACAATAG GATAGCCACATTGCCTTCATCTATAGGAGATTGTGAATCTCTCACTGAG GTTGACTTGTCATCAAATCTCTTAACTGAACTGCCAGAGGCCTTTGGTAAGCTTTACAATCTCAAG GTTTTGCATCTAAGGAACAATGGTCTTACATCCCTGCCTTCGACGTTATTTAAAAAGTGTATGCAGCTTATTACACTTGATCTCCATGGAACAGAAATCACAAATGATATTCTTCGGCAG GTGGAGGGGTGGGAGGAGTTCGACGAGCGTCGGCGGCAGAAACATCAGAAGCAGCTAGACTTCCGTGTAGGCTCATCTGGTGTGTTCGATGAAGGCGCCGATGACGATAACAGGCGTAGGTAG
- the LOC120650884 gene encoding uncharacterized protein LOC120650884, with translation MSSSLPSSGRGTSNSSRTEAVSPAVHIDVDATPAPAALGQVKYNNIYNVWNYGFSVGQGFKCGFCGTSKKSGGATRLMQHLAGVPGDVAFCQMVTSDVKQAMWTKHKDSKERKKNLKRSKKMLENALVSENGGKGSIYVASDDEEQQMRLVMALSRSDNDLQQEMDMRQASHEHGSGSGSSFAPAASGRSGSRPPTVQPRIDSFVTASSSVQPRIDTTLKEGVVDKLAQAWSKWFHANDIAGIKADCPYYRAAMRLTQEIGTTSRLFSGSDIDGPCLDANYKSIEEALEVFKRDWKRYGVIVMCDSWTGTTNMSIINFMVYCHGRTFFHKAINASEHMQNAEYLYTHIKQVWMTLAPKMLCGLSQTMGQITRKHVPSLLTCTPKLFGSHVLLIQST, from the exons ATGTCATCTTCACTTCCTTCTAG TGGACGGGGTACAAGCAATTCTAGCAGAACTGAGGCTGTCTCTCCAGCAGTGCATATTGATGTCGATGCAACACCCGCTCCTGCTGCCCTAG GTCAAGTAAAATATAACAACATATACAATGTGTGGAATTATGGTTTTAGTGTTGGACAAGGATTTAAATGTGGGTTTTGTGGCACTTCCAAGAAATCCGGAGGTGCAACACGACTAATGCAGCATCTAGCTGGAGTGCCAGGTGATGTCGCTTTTTGCCAAATGGTGACAAGTGATGTGAAGCAAGCTATGTGGACAAAGCATAAAGATTCTAAggaaaggaagaaaaatttAAAGAGGAGCAAAAAGATGTTGGAAAATGCTCTTGTGAGTGAGAATGGTGGAAAAGGAAGTATTTATGTGGCAAGCGATGATGAGGAGCAGCAGATGCGCTTGGTAATGGCATTATCAAGATCAGATAATGATTTGCAACAAGAAATGGATATGAGGCAAGCCTCTCATGAGCATGGATCTGGTAGTGGTAGTTCATTTGCCCCAGCAGCTAGTGGCAGATCAGGTAGCAGACCTCCAACTGTACAACCAAGGATTGACTCATTTGTTACAGCTTCTAGTTCTGTCCAGCCTAGGATTGATACCACCTTGAAGGAAGGAGTGGTGGATAAACTTGCACAAGCTTGGTCCAAATGGTTTCATGCAAATGACATTGCCGGGATAAAAGCTGATTGTCCTTATTATCGAGCAGCAATGAGGTTGACTCAAGAGATAGGAACAACGAGTAGATTGTTCAGTGGGAGTGACATTGATGGCCCATGTTTGGATGCTAACTATAAGAGCATTGAGGAGGCTCTTGAGGTCTTTAAAAGGGATTGGAAGAGATATGGTGTTATAGTCATGTGTGACTCATGGACGGGTACGACAAACATGAGTATTATCAACTTCATGGTGTATTGCCATGGGCGCACATTCTTCCATAAGGCTATCAATGCAAGTGAGCACATGCAGAATGCAG AATATTTGTATACACATATTAAGCAAGTTTGGATGACATTGGCCCCGAAAATGTTGTGTGGCTTGTCACAGACAATGGGGCAAATTACAAGAAAGCATGTGCCAAGCTTGTTGACTTGTACCCCTAAATTATTTGGCAGCCATGTGCTGCTCATACAATCAACCTAA
- the LOC120650887 gene encoding NADPH-dependent aldehyde reductase-like protein, chloroplastic encodes MALAGAGNTSPLPLAGRVALVTGGSRGIGREVSSHLAALGARVVVNYASNSARADELVAELASRGHGAVAVRADVSDPDAVRALFNRAEEAFGSPPHIVVACAGLLNAKYPALADTAVEDFDAMFAVNVRGTFLVCREAASRIPAGSSGRIVTFSSSIVGTLLPGYAAYTATNAAVEAMTKILAKEVAAKGVTANVVAPGPVRTELFFAGKDEAFVRKVEERSMGRIAETTDVASVVTFLVSDGAAWVNGQVIRVNGGFA; translated from the coding sequence ATGGCACTCGCAGGCGCTGGGAACACGTCGCCGctcccgctcgccggccgcgtcgCGCTCGTGACCGGCGGCTCCCGCGGGATCGGCCGCGAGGTGTCCTcccacctcgccgcgctcggcgcGCGCGTCGTGGTCAACTACGCGTCCAACTCCGCGCGAGCCGACGAGCTCGTCGCGGAGCTCGCCTCCCGCGGCCACGGCGCCGTGGCCGTCCGCGCCGACGTGTCGGACCCGGACGCCGTGCGCGCGCTCTTCAACCGCGCCGAGGAGGCGTTCGGGTCCCCGCCGCACATCGTGGTGGCCTGCGCGGGCCTCCTCAACGCCAAGTACCCGGCGCTCGCGGACACCGCCGTCGAGGACTTCGACGCCATGTTCGCGGTGAACGTGCGCGGGACGTTCCTCGTCTGCCGCGAGGCGGCGAGCCGCATCCCCGCCGGCAGCAGCGGCCGCATCGTCACGTTCTCGTCGTCCATCGTGGGCACGCTCCTGCCGGGCTACGCGGCGTACACGGCGAccaacgccgccgtggaggcgaTGACGAAGATCCTGGccaaggaggtggcggcgaaggGGGTCACCGCGAACGTGGTGGCGCCGGGACCCGTGCGTACGGAGCTGTTCTTTGCCGGGAAAGATGAGGCCTTCGTGCGGAAGGTCGAGGAGCGGTCCATGGGGCGCATCGCCGAGACCACGGACGTCGCATCGGTCGTGACGTTCCTGGTGAGCGACGGCGCGGCGTGGGTGAATGGCCAGGTTATCCGGGTCAACGGTGGCTTCGCCTAA